Proteins encoded by one window of Pseudonocardia sp. HH130629-09:
- a CDS encoding DUF389 domain-containing protein, whose protein sequence is MLHLRVVCPAGRTADVRTVLDAEPGVAHLVVHPGVAVHPAGDLIEADVARECADDLLGRLSDLGVDHDGGITLEQLDTVLSDRADAAEEAAPGDGADAVVWDELIQRTGEESRLSGTFLTFLTVACLLAAVGAVTDSPVTVVGAMVLGPEFGPMAAMAVGLVLRRRDLVSRGALAVAVGFPLAMAVTAVATLVFDLLGWLSSAGLDSLEQMDFIYEVGPFSLVVAVLAGAAGMLSLTSARSSAMVGVVISVTTVPAAAYASVAVIEGRWNEAALSALQLGVNLVGAIGAAAAVLAFARRGSRRRGADRALSEG, encoded by the coding sequence GTGCTGCACCTGCGGGTGGTCTGTCCAGCCGGACGGACCGCCGACGTCCGCACCGTCCTCGACGCCGAACCCGGGGTGGCCCACCTGGTGGTCCACCCCGGGGTGGCGGTGCATCCGGCCGGTGACCTGATCGAGGCCGACGTCGCCCGGGAGTGCGCCGACGACCTGCTGGGCAGGCTGTCCGATCTCGGCGTAGACCACGACGGCGGCATCACCCTCGAACAGCTCGACACGGTGCTGTCCGACCGGGCCGACGCCGCCGAGGAGGCCGCCCCGGGGGACGGCGCCGACGCCGTCGTCTGGGACGAGCTGATCCAGCGCACCGGCGAGGAGTCGCGGCTGTCGGGGACGTTCCTGACCTTCCTCACCGTCGCCTGCCTGCTCGCCGCCGTCGGCGCGGTCACCGACTCGCCGGTCACCGTGGTCGGGGCGATGGTGCTGGGCCCGGAGTTCGGCCCGATGGCCGCGATGGCGGTCGGATTGGTGCTGCGCCGTCGCGACCTGGTCTCGCGCGGCGCGCTCGCGGTCGCCGTGGGGTTCCCGCTGGCGATGGCCGTCACCGCCGTCGCGACCCTGGTGTTCGACCTGCTCGGCTGGTTGTCCTCGGCCGGGCTCGACAGCCTCGAGCAGATGGACTTCATCTACGAGGTGGGGCCGTTCTCGCTGGTCGTCGCCGTGCTCGCCGGGGCGGCCGGGATGCTGTCGTTGACCTCGGCGCGGTCGTCGGCGATGGTCGGCGTGGTCATCTCGGTGACGACCGTCCCCGCCGCCGCCTACGCCTCGGTCGCGGTGATCGAGGGACGCTGGAACGAGGCGGCACTGTCGGCGCTGCAGCTGGGGGTCAACCTGGTGGGCGCGATCGGCGCCGCGGCAGCGGTGCTGGCGTTCGCCCGGCGCGGGTCGCGACGTCGGGGCGCGGACCGCGCGCTCTCCGAAGGGTAG
- a CDS encoding Lrp/AsnC family transcriptional regulator, which translates to MREILELLERDASLSHDTVATMLGLTRDEVDARIAEWERSGVIRRHKAVVDWARYEDGGDGHSGAGRAGAQVTAFIDVSVAPARGVGFDDVAARISRFDEVRDCYLVSGGHDLRCTVVGPDIRAVSDFVSQKLSTIDRVRSTATHFVLATHKRDGDSFAEPEPDHRLPVTP; encoded by the coding sequence GTGCGCGAGATCCTCGAGTTGCTCGAACGTGACGCGTCGTTGAGCCACGACACCGTCGCCACCATGCTGGGGCTGACCCGGGACGAGGTCGACGCCCGGATCGCGGAGTGGGAACGCTCCGGGGTGATCCGCAGGCACAAGGCCGTCGTGGACTGGGCCCGCTACGAGGACGGCGGCGACGGCCACTCCGGCGCGGGCCGCGCCGGTGCGCAGGTGACGGCGTTCATCGACGTCTCGGTGGCCCCGGCCCGTGGGGTCGGGTTCGACGACGTCGCCGCTCGCATCTCCCGGTTCGACGAGGTCCGCGACTGCTACCTCGTCTCCGGTGGGCACGACCTGCGCTGCACGGTCGTCGGCCCGGACATCCGCGCGGTCAGCGACTTCGTGTCCCAGAAGCTGTCCACGATCGACCGGGTCCGCTCGACCGCCACGCACTTCGTGCTGGCCACGCACAAGCGCGACGGCGACTCCTTCGCCGAGCCGGAGCCCGACCACCGGCTGCCGGTGACCCCGTGA
- a CDS encoding aminotransferase class I/II-fold pyridoxal phosphate-dependent enzyme: MRPLNTTISAIPPSGIRRFFDIAAEMDDVISLGVGEPDFVTPWRIREAGIYALERGYTTYTGNAGLPKLRELVCADLASRYDAHYDPATECLVTTGVSEGLDLAFRVLLNLGEEVIVPEPCYVAYQPCVAFAGGVPVGVPTHAEDGFAIDIAAVEAAVTPRTKAILIGSPANPTGAVQPPEVLRELVALAERHDLYLLSDEIYDRLTYVGTHTCLGAVPGARERTVVLGGFSKAQAMTGWRVGWLAAPEPIAELCLRVHQYTMLCAPHVSQIAAVEALTSAEGDVAEMVADYDRRRRVFVKGLREAGLDCPEPAGAFYAFPSIRASGLDSETFAERLLREESVAVVPGSVFGSPGEGHIRCSYATALPQLEQAVERIGNFLRRL, from the coding sequence GTGAGGCCGCTCAACACGACGATCTCGGCGATCCCGCCGTCGGGGATCCGGCGGTTCTTCGACATCGCCGCCGAGATGGACGACGTCATCTCCCTCGGTGTCGGTGAACCCGACTTCGTGACGCCGTGGCGGATCCGCGAGGCCGGCATCTACGCCCTGGAGCGCGGCTACACCACCTACACCGGCAACGCGGGCCTGCCGAAACTGCGTGAGCTGGTGTGTGCGGACCTGGCGTCGCGCTACGACGCCCACTACGACCCCGCCACCGAGTGCCTCGTGACGACCGGGGTGTCCGAGGGGCTCGACCTGGCGTTCCGGGTGCTGCTGAACCTGGGCGAGGAGGTCATCGTCCCGGAGCCCTGCTACGTCGCCTACCAGCCCTGCGTCGCGTTCGCGGGGGGTGTCCCGGTCGGGGTGCCGACCCACGCCGAGGACGGGTTCGCCATCGACATCGCCGCGGTCGAGGCCGCGGTCACCCCGCGGACGAAGGCGATCCTGATCGGCTCGCCGGCCAACCCGACCGGCGCGGTGCAGCCGCCCGAGGTGCTGCGCGAGCTCGTCGCGCTGGCCGAGCGGCACGACCTGTACCTGCTCTCCGACGAGATCTACGACCGCCTCACCTACGTCGGCACCCACACCTGCCTGGGTGCGGTCCCCGGTGCGCGGGAGCGGACGGTGGTCCTGGGCGGGTTCTCCAAGGCCCAGGCGATGACGGGGTGGCGGGTCGGCTGGCTCGCCGCGCCGGAGCCGATCGCCGAGCTGTGCCTGCGGGTGCACCAGTACACGATGCTGTGTGCGCCGCACGTCTCGCAGATCGCCGCGGTGGAGGCGCTGACCAGCGCGGAGGGCGACGTCGCGGAGATGGTGGCCGACTACGACCGTCGCCGACGGGTGTTCGTGAAGGGCCTGCGCGAGGCCGGGCTGGACTGCCCGGAGCCCGCGGGCGCGTTCTACGCGTTCCCCTCGATCCGCGCCTCCGGCCTCGACTCGGAGACCTTCGCCGAGCGGCTGCTGCGGGAGGAGTCGGTCGCCGTCGTCCCGGGCAGCGTGTTCGGGTCGCCCGGGGAGGGGCACATCCGCTGCTCGTACGCGACGGCGCTGCCACAGCTGGAGCAGGCCGTGGAGCGGATCGGGAACTTCCTGCGACGCCTGTAG
- a CDS encoding GDSL-type esterase/lipase family protein, translating to MAGVGPLLRDALDDPARPGSVRLDNHARTGARMADARHGQVPVAAASGPDVVVLCVGMNDTLRSDFAPAGIRRDCAESLELLLGAGATVLLLRFHDHTRVWPLPGLLQRALAARISALNGAVDGAVADAVAATGRSAVGILDLDTAGSYDPAAWSVDRLHPSELGHRLLARGFAGLLGAAGFAVPGEVGLDAAGGREVTAWQRGAWLVVQGVPWLVRRGRDLGPVMVRGLVEGARVRRLSA from the coding sequence CTGGCGGGTGTCGGCCCACTGCTGCGCGACGCCCTCGACGATCCCGCCCGCCCCGGCTCGGTCCGGCTGGACAACCACGCCCGGACCGGGGCGCGGATGGCCGACGCCCGGCACGGGCAGGTTCCCGTGGCCGCGGCGTCGGGGCCCGACGTGGTCGTGCTGTGCGTCGGGATGAACGACACCCTCCGCTCGGACTTCGCCCCGGCCGGGATCCGGCGGGACTGCGCGGAGTCGCTGGAGCTGCTGCTGGGAGCCGGTGCGACCGTGCTGCTGCTCCGCTTCCACGACCACACCCGCGTCTGGCCGCTGCCGGGCCTGTTGCAGCGGGCGCTCGCCGCCCGGATCTCCGCTCTGAACGGGGCCGTCGACGGAGCGGTGGCCGACGCCGTCGCCGCGACGGGACGGTCCGCCGTCGGGATCCTCGACCTCGACACCGCCGGCAGCTACGACCCGGCGGCGTGGAGCGTGGACCGGTTGCACCCGTCCGAGCTGGGCCACCGGCTGCTGGCGCGTGGTTTCGCCGGGCTGCTCGGCGCCGCGGGGTTCGCGGTACCGGGGGAGGTCGGGCTCGACGCCGCCGGTGGCCGGGAGGTGACGGCCTGGCAGCGGGGGGCGTGGCTGGTGGTGCAGGGCGTGCCGTGGCTCGTGCGGCGGGGCCGGGACCTCGGGCCGGTGATGGTGCGCGGCCTGGTGGAGGGGGCGCGGGTGCGCAGGCTCTCGGCCTGA